The Plasmodium vivax chromosome 13, whole genome shotgun sequence nucleotide sequence ACAGAGACGCCCAAATTTTGATACGGGTTATTAATCACGGGGTTCTTTGCGCTGCCGGCGCTGTTGTCATTCTTTTCGCTCCGTTCGCCTTTTTCGCCGATTTCGCTTCGTTCACCCCTTTCGCCTATTTCGCTTCTTTCacttctctcccttttcgaCTTGAAGGTCCGATTCAAATGCCTGGACGAAATGGACTTGTTTATTCTGTGGAACTTGGAGCCGCTGGCGCCGCTCCACTTCTTGTCCAGCGCGCCACTCTTGCCAAAGGGGCCACTCTTGCCAAACGCGCCATTCTTGCTGTTCTCACTCaggcaaatatttttaataaagtcataaaaatatttctggtCCTTTGGGTTGAtaacaatttctttttcttccgaTTCCAGGATGGTATTTATCAAATTGAAGatccttttttcgttcaaGCTGTTGTTAAAAATTCGATACAGCCATGCAGCTTTGTTAAACATTTGCTCACACGTTTCGAATAGGAGAAATAATTTCtggttaaaaataatttggtacctttttttatatgtccTTTTAATTTCCCTGGAAAAATTCGCATCattgtatgtatttttttttttttttttttccgagtCGACcgagaaatttttaaaataattttcctcCTTGTTAATGTTGAAGCTGTTTTTATACCCCGTCTTTTGCTCACCACCGTAGCAGAAGTCCACATTATCGCTGCTGTTTCTTTCAGAGTCGTTCACATTTTCTTGGGACTTCACATGGGGTGGATTGCCACTTGATGGGATAGCCGCTGCGTGGTTTGTACTGTCCCTATTAGGAGCTCCAACACGGTAGTAGCGTCGTCCTTCACTGCTTCGGTTTGTGTCACCCTGGGGGGTGATGCTTCCCCCATGGGTTTCCCTCCTTAGAACAGACGAGGACTTTTCAGCGGTACTCTTCCGCTCTTGCGCTAGGTGATCCCCCTTCACGTTGGGATGGCTGTCATCCCCAGCAGCATCCTGCAAATTGACAGTGGAGTTGGGGTCCCTCCTCCCTGCGTCATCACCAGGGGGGTCCTTTCCCCGTGCACCCTTGGCCAAGGCAGGCGAGGGGTTTGGACACCCCGGGGGGGTCGCCTCACCGAGGTTGCCATCTCCACCGCggctgtttttctttccacttTGACCGCTTTCCTCACCACCGCGGCTGTTTTTCTCACCATTTTGACCGCTTCTCTCACCGCCGGGGccgcttctctcccccttcctgctgctcctgctcctgctgctcctccgccgccccctccccctcctgtgAATGCCCTTTATGATGGCGAACATGCTCGCCAGGACCTCCTGAATCTTGCGGATGTAAATCAGCTTGGAGTTCATCACAGAAtttaaataagaaataaaaaaaaccttaaaggcacagtcgagcaAATCTAGGATGTTTAAATTTAGGAGGTTATCCAGATTTAGCTCCCCCACGAAGAAGGTGTTGAATGggcacttaattttttttatataatcatagTTGCTCTTCACGTAGTGGAACATCTTCTTTAGGTAGTcctcctttcccttttttccacaCGAGTCATTCGTACCCCCCCTCCTATAGTATTTCTCATCAATTTCTTTGCACTTCTCTTTTATGTAGCCCACGTCTACGTTAACAAAGTAGCTGTCCTTGATGCTTTTGTAGcaatattttaatacattCTGAGAGGTGTAGCTAAATTTGCCCACATTATTCCTATACCACCTTGTAAAATCTGCGTATGTGTAGCTATCCTTGTTGCTGCTTCTTAAAATTTCGTGTATGAGGGTGATCATGTCGTCTTGGTCGTTCACCTCCTTTGCCCCTGCGTTGTTCTTCGTTATGAAGAGCTCCATGTTGTTTAATGGGTAGGGGAAGAAGTTCGAAATCACGGggctgctttttttgctcGCCTTGCCTCTCTCCGTGCCCGGGAGGGCGCTGCCGCTGCGTTTGGGCGGCTTGCCGGGCTCGTTGCTCGGGCTCTCAGGGCGCGCGTCCCCGGGGGGGTTACCCACGTTGTTGCTGGGGTTGTTACTGGGGGTGTTACGCAAATCGTTACTGACGCCGTTACTCAAATCGTTGCTGACGTCGTTGCTGACGCCGCCACTCACGCCGCTTAGCGGATGCGCCTCGGGGGCAAGGCGCGCAATCGAGTCCGCGCTCCCACTGATGTGCTCCAGCTCCATGTTGGGCGAGCCGCCTTCGTGAGGAGGCACCCCGGAGGACTTCCGATTGTACACACTGCTGCTGTCATTCATTTCGCAGGAGTAAAAAACAGTCTCCTCAAATGTGCTCTTCTTAAAAAACGTAGTCAAGCTATTGCTGCTCTTACTGTGAGAGATACTTACAAACGgttccttttcatttacaTTGGAGAGGCTCCCACAGTTGGAGGAGCTGTCCTTCCCCAAAGGGTTATCGCTATCGTTGCAGAAGATACTCAACGTCTTCTTCAGTTTCATATGgttcttcatttcgttgATTTTAAACTGCTGCGTAGAAATGTTGAGCGCCTTTATATACTGCGAAAGGATGGAGCACCTGTAGGAATACACGTTCAACGGACCGTAAGACAGGAACATGCAGTCGTTAAAAATGTACTCATTATTTTCgtatttatttcttatgtTGTCGAAGAATTGATTCCATATGTAGTAGAACGTTTTTATGTTGCTGGAGTGGCTGATGAGGTAGAAGAACAGCACGGTTATCCTTTCTTCGCGGTGGCACAGGAAGTACCTTTCCTTGATTTTTAGGAAGTCCCTCACCAGTTGCTCCAGCTTgttttcgccgcttcgcttACTTCGCTTACTGCCGTTGCTGCGGTTGCTTCGGTTGCTGCGGTCACTCTCACCATTGTGACCACTATTGCCGCTACTAACGCTCTCCCCACTCTCGCTCTCCCCCCGCGCTTGCCCCCTCCTTTGcgcccccttcccccttgcCCCCGCGGCCGCGTGCGGGTCCCTCCCGCGCCTGCCCTTCCTCGCATGCACGGGGTTGGCCCTCCTCTTGGGGAAGTTGTCCCCCTTCTTTAGAACGAAGTGCACCTCCTTGGCGTCGTTCTGGTACAGGCTGAGATACCCTCGATTGCCCTTCTGCGGGAATAGCTCTCCGTCAACCTTACTTACGAAGAGGTTCCCCCCGACAACCCTGTGGTTTGCGCCCCCGACGGGGCTCTGACTTCCTCCACTGTTGGGATTCCCCCCCGCGCCATCATTCGCGTAGCCCCCGCTGCCAACATTCGCGTAGCCCCCGCTGCCAACATTCGCGTAGCCCCCGCCGCCAACATTCGAGTAGCCCCCGCCGCTGCTCTGCGCCTCCTCCGTGCCGAAGCACTCATTGTGGGCGCTCCTCCTTGGCCGCAGTTTCCCTCTAGCCCCCCGCCCCCGAGGCCACTCGTACACCTTTCGCTTGTTACTGCTAAACATGTTGTTCAGAATTTTGTCCACGTAGTACCTCGTCGAGTCCTCCTCTACGTTAAAGCAGCTGTAGGCGGACGTTTCCCTGTCCCTCACCCAGTCTTTGTTTTTCAGCGGCATGAACTCCATCAGGTAGTGCTGCACCGACGTCATCATATCGTTGGCGCCTTCGTGCCTGCACTCCTGTTTGCAATCGTGCCTGCACTCCTGTTTGCAATCGTGCCTGCACTCATTTTTGCACTCCTGTTTGCACTCGTTTCTGCACTCGTTTTTGCACTCGTTTTTGCACTCGTTTTTGCACTCGTTTCTGCTGTCagtcttctttttctttagctCCAACAACTCGTTGTAGTACAGCCTCAGTATGTTCTTCAAGAGGAAgctgtttttccccttgtaCTTATCATTGTTAATGAATCTGATTTTCCACACGTTAACgactcgtttttttcttttccgcctATCCTGCTCGTTACTTCGTGCATTTCCGTGGGGACTCACATGAACTGGGCTGCCGCTCAGATTAGAGGATCCACCAATGAGGGTAGCCATCCCACTGCTCAGATGGGAAACTCCctcattttgaggaaaaacCATCCCTCCACTCACATTGGTCACCCCACTTAATATATTAGACTCCATGTTGCTTATGAAATTCAAAACATAAATGGAGACAAAGGGGTTACTTTCACTTTTGGGTAAATTTTTGTGGCTCCTCAAATTTTGGTACAACCGATTGATTTCCTCGAAGGTAGATTTCTTCCTAcacttcacattttcgctGTTTTGCTCGTAACTGCTATTTTGGGTAACCAATGGGCAGGGGTAAAATAGCAGAGATGAGTCGGAGTAATCCGGAAGGCTCTTCTCATTTGTGTCcccttcttcatcattttcttcctcctccttctcctcatcTTCCACCCCCCCATCGTCTGACAGGACATCCgttaattttacttttttaaaatcgctCCCTTGGTAGTAACTCGGTTTTCCAAAAAGGTCGCTTTTCATGCTGAACAGGTAGTTTCGCAGGGCAACGCTTCGTTCTTCCGCAGTGCGCCTAACAACCCACCACCCCAGGGGGTTGGCCTCACTATTATGAACTCTGCTATCGAGGGGGGTGGCGGCCTCGCTTCTATCGCTTCTGCCGCCGAGGGGGGTTGTCTCGCTTCTATCACCTCTATCGCTTCTGCCACCGAGGAAGCCACTCCTCTCCTTCACAAAGCAACAGAGAAATATCCTCCGCCcataaaatttctttttctttatataattataaatatggtTCATGTACATGTGCGGGACAACCTCCCTATCGTAGGCGTTCCTTTTGTGCGCGTTTTTGAAGATGTAGATTTGCTTGCTCTTCCTGTgcgtttgcttctccctcttccgCTCGCCGCCCGGTTTGGCCGCTCTTCCGGATGAGACTACTCTGCCCGCTTTTCCCTCTCTGACTGCCTTCTCCACTCttccccgcttccccctgaCGAGCAGCTTCAAACCGCTGAACCGCCGGTTCCTCAGGTCGGTGGCGCCGAGCACATGGCTGCACTGCGGCTTGTCaatcaaataaatattttttatatacacgctgattttgaaaatgttttttcccctcacgTTGGAGAGGTAGATGAAAAGCGAGAAGAGGGCCACCAGCTGGTCGTAGGAGAAGCACTTGAAGTAGTTGAAGAACTTGAAGGAGTTGTAATTCACCTCGAACCCGGTGCCCTTGTACAGGGAGACGTAGTTCGCCTTCTCGGGCCCACCGGCAGTTGCGCTAGCGGGGGAAGATGCGGGGGTAGATGCGGGGGTAGATGCGGGGGTAGATGCGGGGGTAGATGCGGTGGAAAGTGCGGTGGCAGGTGTGGTGGCCGTACCGCTGACCGCCGCGCCGCTACCCCTCCGGTGCACCGTCACGTAGGGGTGCACGCACTTAAAGTAGGTGTAGTCGCTCGTGTAGAAATGGCCGTGGTATATGTAGTAGTTCTTGTCCACCGCGACGAAGGTGGGCAGGCAAATCTCCAACTCGCTCAGCGCTTGCTTCAACGCGTTCAGCATCAGGTTGCTCACGGACAGGCTCTCCACGACGATGTACTGCTCTTCCTCCGGGACGCTCCTGTCTATCACTTCGAGCTCCACGTATTCGTtcactgcgggggggaggagaagcatcAGTGTGAGGGAAGAAGCATCAGTGAGGAAAGACGCATCAGTGAGGAAAGACGCATCTGTGGAGGGGACGACGCATCTGTGGAGGGGAAGACGCATATGTGGAGGGGAAGACGCatctgtgggggggaagacgcaTCACTGCGGGGAAATGCCCCCCACTTGCCCCCCAATCTGCCAAATACCCCCCCGGAgagcgggaaaaaaattaccgaAAAAAAACCGCTGTATAGGAAAGGTCCTCGCGGGGAAAAGCACAATCTCGGAGCAATTCAAATTCCCATGCAAACAATAAAACGAGTTAACCGCGTTCACATTCTTCCTATAAGAGTCCGAGCTCTCCTCCGCATTAAAGGGGATCACATTTTGGCATTTATTATGAgggtaataaatataatttaattttatgcaatagtccttttttattaccaatttttttaaaaagttacacGTGTCGTCCACCGTGATGAAGAGAGAAAGAGGGGCCAGAGGTTTGTCCCTCTGCTCAGCATTTGCAAAGGCATACTTCCTTTCATATTTCCTCTTGGTCTCTAGgatgttcaatttttttaagctcaCTAGGATATCCTTGGTGAACACCTCAAAGTCGCTGAGCCTCGTGAAGTCTGTGTAGTCGTCCTTGTAAATCGTTTCGATTTTGTTCCTCTCTAGgtaattcatttttgcgcGTTCTGCTCGGCGGGGG carries:
- a CDS encoding hypothetical protein, conserved (encoded by transcript PVX_085195A) — protein: MNYLERNKIETIYKDDYTDFTRLSDFEVFTKDILVSLKKLNILETKRKYERKYAFANAEQRDKPLAPLSLFITVDDTCNFLKKLVIKKDYCIKLNYIYYPHNKCQNVIPFNAEESSDSYRKNVNAVNSFYCLHGNLNCSEIVLFPARTFPIQRFFFVNEYVELEVIDRSVPEEEQYIVVESLSVSNLMLNALKQALSELEICLPTFVAVDKNYYIYHGHFYTSDYTYFNATAGGPEKANYVSLYKGTGFEVNYNSFKFFNYFKCFSYDQLVALFSLFIYLSNVRGKNIFKISVYIKNIYLIDKPQCSHVLGATDLRNRRFSGLKLLVRGKRGRVEKAVREGKAGRVVSSGRAAKPGGERKREKQTHRKSKQIYIFKNAHKRNAYDREVVPHMYMNHIYNYIKKKKFYGRRIFLCCFVKERSGFLGGRSDRGDRSETTPLGGRSDRSEAATPLDSRVHNSEANPLGWWVVRRTAEERSVALRNYLFSMKSDLFGKPSYYQGSDFKKVKLTDVLSDDGGVEDEEKEEEENDEEGDTNEKSLPDYSDSSLLFYPCPLVTQNSSYEQNSENVKCRKKSTFEEINRLYQNLRSHKNLPKSESNPFVSIYVLNFISNMESNILSGVTNVSGGMVFPQNEGVSHLSSGMATLIGGSSNLSGSPVHVSPHGNARSNEQDRRKRKKRVVNVWKIRFINNDKYKGKNSFLLKNILRLYYNELLELKKKKTDSRNECKNECKNECKNECRNECKQECKNECRHDCKQECRHDCKQECRHEGANDMMTSVQHYLMEFMPLKNKDWVRDRETSAYSCFNVEEDSTRYYVDKILNNMFSSNKRKVYEWPRGRGARGKLRPRRSAHNECFGTEEAQSSGGGYSNVGGGGYANVGSGGYANVGSGGYANDGAGGNPNSGGSQSPVGGANHRVVGGNLFVSKVDGELFPQKGNRGYLSLYQNDAKEVHFVLKKGDNFPKRRANPVHARKGRRGRDPHAAAGARGKGAQRRGQARGESESGESVSSGNSGHNGESDRSNRSNRSNGSKRSKRSGENKLEQLVRDFLKIKERYFLCHREERITVLFFYLISHSSNIKTFYYIWNQFFDNIRNKYENNEYIFNDCMFLSYGPLNVYSYRCSILSQYIKALNISTQQFKINEMKNHMKLKKTLSIFCNDSDNPLGKDSSSNCGSLSNVNEKEPFVSISHSKSSNSLTTFFKKSTFEETVFYSCEMNDSSSVYNRKSSGVPPHEGGSPNMELEHISGSADSIARLAPEAHPLSGVSGGVSNDVSNDLSNGVSNDLRNTPSNNPSNNVGNPPGDARPESPSNEPGKPPKRSGSALPGTERGKASKKSSPVISNFFPYPLNNMELFITKNNAGAKEVNDQDDMITLIHEILRSSNKDSYTYADFTRWYRNNVGKFSYTSQNVLKYCYKSIKDSYFVNVDVGYIKEKCKEIDEKYYRRGGTNDSCGKKGKEDYLKKMFHYVKSNYDYIKKIKCPFNTFFVGELNLDNLLNLNILDLLDCAFKVFFISYLNSVMNSKLIYIRKIQEVLASMFAIIKGIHRRGRGRRRSSRSRSSRKGERSGPGGERSGQNGEKNSRGGEESGQSGKKNSRGGDGNLGEATPPGCPNPSPALAKGARGKDPPGDDAGRRDPNSTVNLQDAAGDDSHPNVKGDHLAQERKSTAEKSSSVLRRETHGGSITPQGDTNRSSEGRRYYRVGAPNRDSTNHAAAIPSSGNPPHVKSQENVNDSERNSSDNVDFCYGGEQKTGYKNSFNINKEENYFKNFSVDSEKKKKKNTYNDANFSREIKRTYKKRYQIIFNQKLFLLFETCEQMFNKAAWLYRIFNNSLNEKRIFNLINTILESEEKEIVINPKDQKYFYDFIKNICLSENSKNGAFGKSGPFGKSGALDKKWSGASGSKFHRINKSISSRHLNRTFKSKRERSERSEIGERGERSEIGEKGERSEKNDNSAGSAKNPVINNPYQNLGVSVKVKKNDSQPCPSASDEKNMLNKDKLSLLLHSHNKEQNIQECIIDYVDHSFGDPLYNPPARMYCSVNPVDTTVSFVKTTPIL